A genomic stretch from Malus domestica chromosome 15, GDT2T_hap1 includes:
- the LOC103411276 gene encoding thioredoxin reductase NTRB-like, whose amino-acid sequence MRFCLNPPKVLSLLKRACSAVGVAAAACLSSSPSSSSASTSTAPKLASAMDDLKTLRTKVCIIGSGPAAHTAAIYAARAELKPILFEGMMANDIAPGGQLTTTTDVENFPGFPDGILGYDLMDRCRKQSIRFGTEVFTETVNKVDFSTTPFKIFADERTVLADSVVVATGAVAKRLPFPGSEEYWNRGISACAVCDGAAPIFRNKPLAVIGGGDSAMEEANFLTKYGSEVHIIHRRDTFRASKIMQNRALSNPKIRVVWNSEVVEAYGEGKGPLAGLKVKNVVTGEVSDFKVSGLFFAIGHEPATKFLDGHLDLHADGYVATKPGTTQTSVKGVFAAGDVQDKKYRQAITAAGSGCMAALEAEHYLQEIGSQEGKSD is encoded by the coding sequence ATGAGATTTTGCCTAAACCCACCGAAGGTGCTGAGCCTGCTGAAAAGAGCTTGCAGCGCAGTTGGAGTAGCCGCAGCCGCCTGTCTCTCCTCGTCGCCTTCGTCGTCTTCCGCTTCCACGTCAACAGCACCGAAGCTAGCCTCTGCCATGGACGACCTCAAAACCCTAAGGACCAAGGTCTGCATAATCGGCAGCGGCCCGGCGGCGCACACCGCCGCCATCTACGCCGCCCGGGCGGAGCTTAAGCCGATTCTGTTTGAGGGCATGATGGCCAACGACATCGCCCCCGGCGGCCagctcaccaccaccaccgacGTTGAGAACTTCCCGGGTTTTCCCGACGGAATCCTCGGGTACGATCTCATGGACCGGTGCCGAAAGCAGTCCATCCGCTTCGGCACCGAGGTGTTCACTGAAACGGTCAACAAGGTCGACTTCTCGACCACTCCGTTCAAGATCTTCGCCGATGAAAGGACCGTCCTGGCCGATTCCGTCGTCGTCGCCACTGGCGCCGTCGCCAAGCGCCTTCCATTTCCTGGCTCCGAGGAGTACTGGAACCGCGGGATTTCTGCTTGCGCGGTGTGCGACGGCGCCGCCCCGATATTTCGTAACAAGCCGCTGGCGGTGATTGGAGGTGGTGACTCAGCGATGGAGGAGGCAAATTTTCTGACCAAGTACGGATCAGAAGTGCACATAATTCACCGGAGggacacgtttagggcttcgaAAATTATGCAGAATCGGGCGCTTAGCAACCCGAAAATCCGGGTGGTGTGGAACTCGGAGGTGGTGGAGGCTTACGGCGAAGGGAAAGGGCCTCTGGCGGGGCTGAAGGTGAAAAACGTGGTGACTGGGGAGGTATCGGATTTTAAGGTTTCGGGGCTCTTTTTCGCAATTGGGCACGAACCGGCGACTAAGTTTTTGGACGGGCATTTGGATCTCCATGCTGATGGGTATGTTGCCACGAAGCCAGGGACTACGCAGACCAGCGTAAAAGGGGTTTTCGCCGCCGGAGATGTTCAGGACAAGAAGTACAGGCAGGCTATCACTGCCGCCGGAAGTG